ATCTCTGAGATGTTCTAGAATTTGAGTTCTGTGTCAAACATATTTGGCTGAAGATGATAGCAGAGAGGATGAAGAAGTAGGAAGAGGCTAGAGGTGCAACTTAATCAGAGATTTCCCTCTATCACAGTGTATTTTCTTCAGTGTCATGTGTCAGTGCAaattgtgttttatgtgtgtggagATTGAACAAGAGCTCGACTTCTACTTAAGAATGGAATGTTACTGAGctcagatatttatataaatatatatattttctgtactgCTGATCTACTTTAAAAATGAGGTTGTGTCTGAAGATTTAACACATTGAATAAACAAGCTCAAAATCACAGAATTTAAGAAAGAGAGTATACAGTTTAACAGATGTGTCCAGTGTGTGTTTGCCAGGAGAACCAGTTTAAAAAGTATCTGGTGCTATTGAAGCCAGTTTtagactttttttatttattggttgGACCAAGCTGAAAGGTATGGAAGTCAGGGAGATAGTTCTGTGTTTAAAGATTAGACAAAATAGTTTTGGAGGTGAAGTATAATAGTATAAGGAAAGAACAGGCAGATATTAATGGGTCGGTATTGTTGGTAATGGGACTGGCATAAAATAACTGCTGCTCATGAAAATGATGTTAAATTGTTGCTAATGAAAATGATGTTAAACTGTTGTTAATGAAAGCAATGTTAAACTGTTTGtaattgaaaattttattaaactgtTGGTAAATTCAAGTGATGGTATTAAACTGTTGGTAAATGAAAGGGTGGTTTGAAGTGTTGGGATAAAACTTGTTTGAAACTTGTTAAAAATTGTTAGTAACGGAACAAATAATTgttgataatgaaatgaaaattgttGATGATAAAACATTTACCAACAAAACTGTTGGTAAGTGAacttttaaaactatatatatgtgtatgaaactgTTGGCAATAAGGCAGTTGCAATTAAATTGTTGGTAAACAAACTGAAGATAAAATTGTTAAATtgttagaaaatgtttatttttctaaaactaacaacagaaaaatttatattttaagatgTTGGTAATTGTCAATATAATAACTATCgtcattatttgtattgtttagtCATCATTAAAAGATTGGTTTTCTTACATCTTGGGCTTATCTCTTTCTAATCTGTATTCACTGCAGTAATTGAACTCAGCACTACTCGATAACAAAAGATGCTGTTCATTGACAGCATTCAGCTAGCTGTGTCACTTCACAATGCCccctcccactttttttttcacaGCCAGATGGCATTAGCTCTTTGGGTGTGTATTGGCAAGAGATAACATGTTGTCATAGTAATAGGCTATCAAATGCTGAATATAGAGCACATAAATGTCTGGTGTTGTTAAATTTGACTAAATACACTCAAATCTGCTCATACGAGtggtgtggctgtatggtgaagaagtttgcttcccaaccacatggtttcaggttcagtcctgcatggcaccatgggcaactGTTCTCTACTATAGTCTCTGGccaagcaaagctttgtgagtggttttggtagactgaaactaaaagaagtccatcatatatatatgtgtgtgtgtgtgtctatgtccatttgtgtacccttgtcttgacagtTGTGAGTTAACACTATCATACAAGCATTGTCATTGATTTCCAATATTGTGCAAATATGTCCGACCCTTAGggtaagggttggtgactggaagaacatctggttgtagaaaatctgctccatccaacccatgcaagtatggaaagtggacgttgaaATGATAATATTGTTGAATCGTGCTTTTTGAGGCACAGAAACTGGTAGTTCTGGTCTGCAATGGACCATATGGTGGCTCATTCAATTTCTGTTTGAGAACTAAATATGTGAGGCTTTCTTTACATTTGCATTTAACAGCGCCTCATTCAGCATGAcaacagtcaaattactgaaactagttctaaaataacattcaaatgtAATTAAGCTATCATCAGGGAATAGttacaagaataaaaatttaaatatctatattttaaataaatcaaatttcgtatttaattttttcactaaatttcttatttatagaagtaatatttttattttgaatatttattatttttttttttttgtgctgagATGGTTGAACAAATTGGTATGAAAATGGTGAATGTATTATCTCAAgataataaaaattgtttgtgGGAAGCTgctaatttgtttctgtttttctttattattcaaaGGTCATTGTTATTGGCTGGAGCAGCAGAATCAGTTGTGGTGTGCTGGATTGTGTGTTCATTTCTCTTTGTTTCCATctgtgccaccctcgtaagtgtgccatagggctccccatatgtgcagcccacgtaagtgtgccataggatTCCCCATATGTGCCaacgtaagtgtgccatagggctccccatatgtgccgccgaggaaactaacggaaagtaaagTTAACGAAACGGATGTGCCACCCTCTAAGTGTGCCACTTTCTAACTGTGTCACACTCGTatgtgtgccatagggctccccatatgtgccaccCTTGTAAGTGTGCCATaaggctccccatatgtgccaccctcgtaagtgtgccatagggctccccatgaACGGAAACTTAAACTGTTGCTTGTGGAAGTTTCATCATCTTCACAATTTTATTGGCAGTGTGCATAGCGTGTACCAAAACAACAATGGCAGAACGATTCTGTTGTCAAATCAGTTTgctatttacctgaaaaataaagaggCAGCTTAGGTTTTCAAGCAAGCAAGGATTtgtcaaaaaatgaaatgttaaacccaGTAAGTTAACTGCTTAAAATTGGTCTCAATTTATGTGCAAGACCCTATATGGTTCATGATTAGAGAAATGGAGATAGTGATAGTGTATGACTATATAGTTAATAAACAGTTTGGCATTTTAGCATCACAGTTAATATACTTCTTGCATGGATGGAATGTTTTTACATACACCATATTCTTCAGTTAGCTGTCAGAACTACCATTATCGTGATTCCATTAAACTAAGacaattagaagaagaagaaaaaaacatcatggaagaaatattttatttgtttattatttacagatatgtaGAATTTATTTAGTTGTTATGCAAAAATATCAATCTGTGGTTTAGGTAATTCATCATCAATATTCTGGATGTTACGTAGTgtctgcaataaataaatatcaatttggttaagcagagaaaaaaatatttatatgaaataatatttaaaattcagAAAGTTTCAGTCGGTTATATATTAATCTTATACATCTTTTTCTGTGACCCACAAAAACATCAGACAAAAACCTCTACTTTTTGAAGCTGCATGCAGCTTACTGGTTAAACTCTCAATTTCATGGGAACCAAGAGCCATCTCGTTTCATAGTTTGTGCTTCCCTGGAGTCAGAAACCATCTTAAGTTAGAACTTGTGTGTCACTGGAGCCAGGATCTCTTTCATGGTAGGGCTATGTTTTACTGGAGCTAGAGACCATTTCAGTTCTAGATCAGTATGTTTGTCACCTCCATTCACACTCACAAAATCCCAAAAGATTTACATAAAACAGGAGTCTACACGAAAGGAATTTTACAATCACAGAACTCattcaatatatgaaattttgaaaaaaaaaaatgcatcaagaaaaaaagcaaacagaaatCAGAACTATTCTTCAGCCTGAACCCACTTCCAttacattcaaaatatttatctttaacaAAAACTATTAGTTGTAGAAAAATAATGTAGTCCATTGTTTCTGGCTTTGAGCTATAGCTGGCCTGGTCAGTTTGATACCAACTATTTGTGCCACATAAGTACACCAGCTGAGCACTTTGAAATGATTCAGTCACCTACAAGTACAGCACTCAGTAGGAATTaaaaacattcatgcatattttCTTTTGGAGAAAGATCAGCTCTACTACATCAATTCCACACTCTACTATGAAAAGCACATTTGCTAGAAGTTGCAGACTTATGGTCATGCATGTTAGGccaacatttaaccctttaaaaTTTAAACCTGCCATGTCCGACTTCTCACACCAACACTAGTATATCATTCagaaagtaaacaatcacattatcaaaatctggaatgtgaataaataagcattatgtttgacagaacagtcagaatgctaaagagttaaacaagaaTTCTAAATAATGAAAAAGTAATAGCAAGTACCTCAAGCACCAACTTGATGTTGGCTTTCACTTTTGCAGCCTGTTTAGTAAGAATATCTGCCTTTTCATTCAATAATTGAGTTTTCTGGTCAATAAATTTGAGTGCTTGTTGGAAGGTAAAGTCCACAAAGAAGCCATAACCCACAGAAACAAAAATGGAACTAGTTTTGTGTCTGCAAGAAATGCAAGAATAAATGCCaaagtattaatttttaaattcaaaGAATTTATTCCATGCCACAACAGTTACAAAGAGATTTTTAAGATGAATTCTTAAAACAAAGTAAATCGTTAGCAGTTGTGAGAATATACCAACAAATATCTTAATGAACTAACAACTATCACAGTGAATTCTATATGGATGTTCaacttaacaacaaaaaaaaacagaaaacagtagcaaccaaatatccctaaaatcatcatcatcatcgtttaacgtccgctttccatgctagcatgggttggacgatttgactgaggactggtgaaaccggatggcaacaccaggctccaatctgatttggcagagtttctacaactggatgcccttcctaacgccaaccactccgagagtgtagtgggtgcttttacgtttcaCTCTCACACtgatttctaaaaattaaaataaaaaagtgtaTAACTAGAAATACTTTATCTAAAAGGTTTGCAAGATTaaggctgacctgaggctaaacaactacATATAAACCATATAatcatagaaaaatggatatgaAGTAACAATCATTGCACTTCTAACTGGGCTAACCCAATGCAAGTTGTGTTAGCCCTGTTAACATAATAAGATAGGAAGAATGAACTAACAAAATCTGTTTCTCTATCATGTCTCTTTGTTGAGATAGTGATAAGCTGACAGGACTGTTGGAGTATCGAACAAAAttcaccaatgtcaactttgcttctcatctttacagggtcattaaaataaagtgccaatcaatgtaattaactatccCACTCacgctaaaattgctggccttctgctaaaatttgaaaccatgactATTGTTAGTCTTATTAAAAGACagaaaggtggcaagctggcagaatcgttagcagagtggaaatgcttagcaggatttcacctgtcgctacattctgtgttgaaattccaccgaggtcaactttgcctttcctctttcagggtcaataaacccagaaccagttgactactggagtcgatgtaatcgactagtcccctcccgcaagatttcaggccttgtgtctataacaaAGGATTAATAAAAGACAGAGAGCTAGCAGAACAGTTAGCATGTTTGGAAagatgtttagtggcatttttttttcagctttactTACTGAGATCAAATaatgctgaggttgactttgccagtACAAGGTGAGCACTAGGGTcactgtaatcaactagtctcctctccCAACAGTTCAGGCCTTATGCCtgaagtagaaaggatttattatcAATTTACTGGTTGGTCAggactggccatgctggaacaccaccttcaaCTTGATACACTAGTAAACAAAAAGTGTGCacatataggtgtaggcatggctgtgtggtaagaagcttgcttctcaaccacacggttccagattcagtcccactgtgtggtatcttgggtgtcttctactacagcctcatgccaaccaaagccttgtgagtggatttggtagacagaaactgaaagaatcctgtcgtgtcAAATTACCAAGATCTTTAGCAATATGCCATGCttaagaaaacccatcaagccaagtgaaatgttagttgtggcagatattggtgtcatgcaaatggcaacCATGtcagcacccattacactcttggagtggttggcattaggaagggcatccagtcataaaaaaccATACAGAATCAGACTGAACttagtgcagcccctcagcttaccagccctggttaaaccattcaacctatgccagcatggacaacgaacattaaacgatgatgatgatgatgatgatatacactatCTAGTCAGTATACTTTTAAATAGATATACTCTGACTGGGTtcccatgtatctcctctacagcaaaacacctgtttctatccctctgtcacactct
This genomic interval from Octopus bimaculoides isolate UCB-OBI-ISO-001 chromosome 4, ASM119413v2, whole genome shotgun sequence contains the following:
- the LOC106880301 gene encoding protein UXT; protein product: MQTDEKVLSYETFLNERLRTDLKNILEQRETIYGEISEYLQLKSMIERLQDLDPKDEQLKTQVDLGCNFYVQAKVHKTSSIFVSVGYGFFVDFTFQQALKFIDQKTQLLNEKADILTKQAAKVKANIKLVLETLRNIQNIDDELPKPQIDIFA